One window of the Eschrichtius robustus isolate mEscRob2 chromosome 13, mEscRob2.pri, whole genome shotgun sequence genome contains the following:
- the PMM1 gene encoding phosphomannomutase 1 isoform X1, translating to MAVTAEGARRKERVLCLFDVDGTLTPARQKIDPEVAAFLQKLRRRVQIGVVGGSDYSKIAEQLGEGDEVIEKFDYVFAENGTVQYKHGRLLSKQTIQNHLGEELLQDLINFCLRYMALLRLPKKRGTFIEFRNGMLNISPIGRSCTLEERIEFSELDKKEKIREKFVEALKTEFAGKGLRFSRGGMISFDVFPEGWDKRYCLDSLDQDCFDTIHFFGNETSPGGNDFEIYTDPRTVGHSVVSPQDTVQRCREIFFPETAHEV from the exons ATGGCGGTCACCGCTGAGGGCGCCCGCAGGAAGGAGCGCGTCCTCTGCCTGTTTGACGTGGACGGCACCCTCACGCCGGCTCGCCAG AAAATCGACCCTGAGGTGGCTGCCTTCCTGCAGAAGCTGCGAAGAAGGGTGCAGATCGGTGTGGTGGGCGGCTCTGACTACTCTAAGATTGCTGAGCAGCTGGGAGAGGGAGACGAAG TCATTGAGAAGTTTGATTATGTGTTTGCTGAGAACGGGACGGTGCAGTATAAGCATGGACGACTGCTCTCCAAGCAG ACCATCCAGAACCACCTGGGGGAGGAACTCCTGCAGGACTTGATCAACTTCTGCCTCCGCTACATGGCTCTGCTCAGACTGCCCAAGAAGCG tGGAACCTTCATCGAGTTCCGGAATGGCATGCTGAACATCTCGCCCATTGGCCGGAGCTGCACCCTGGAGGAGCGAATCGAGTTCTCCGAACTGGACAAG AAGGAGAAGATCCGGGAGAAGTTTGTGGAAGCCCTGAAAACAGAGTTTGCCGGCAAAGGACTGAGGTTCTCCCGAG GAGGCATGATCAGTTTTGACGTCTTCCCTGAGGGCTGGGACAAGCGCTACTGCCTGGACAGCCTGGACCAGGACTGCTTCGACACCATCCACTTCTTTGGGAACGAGACCAGCCCC GGTGGGAACGACTTTGAGATCTACACAGACCCCCGGACTGTTGGCCACAGTGTGGTGTCCCCGCAGGACACGGTGCAGCGATGCCGTGAGATCTTTTTCCCAGAGACAGCCCATGAGGTGTGA